The following proteins are co-located in the Calliphora vicina chromosome 2, idCalVici1.1, whole genome shotgun sequence genome:
- the LOC135952280 gene encoding lysosome-associated membrane glycoprotein 1-like: protein MFHNKLITLTILSTACLLTAAQLSVNLSKAELPSTVVPILPIKEETTTITPSTTTPSTTTTPTSTTPSTTTTTTTTTTTTTEKPTTTTAAPITTTTAAPITSTTPAPKPYPEPEIGTWNSSCIMVRMAVQLNFTYETKDNKTAYGLYNIPKDAKVEDNSCLSNSTQNLQVNWGPANAQHIMLLQFDRVNKTTNMTMMMFTLPLMSDNFPNAKENQTIQLIYRGGIFTAPTQMSYHCTRPQVFNVTETIGNTKIVGTVKVHDVQTEAFRSANATGFATARDCDSSETPDVVPIAVGIALVALIIIVLVSYLCARHRSTSRGYMSF, encoded by the exons ATGtttcataataaattaattactttGACCATATTATCAACGGCTTGCTTATTAACag ccGCTCAGCTGAGTGTTAATTTAAGTAAAGCCGAATTACCCTCAACAGTTGTACCAATATTGCCCATTAAAGAGGAAACCACAACAATTACGCCCTCTACCACAACTCCTAGCACCACCACTACCCCAACCTCTACAACTCCTAGCACTACTACGActacaaccacaacaacaactacgacTACAGAGAAACCGACTACCACAACTGCAGCTCCCATAACTACCACAACTGCAGCCCCCATAACTAGCACAACACCAGCACCTAAACCCTATCCCGAACCTGAAATCGGAACATGGAACTCCAGCTGTATAATGGTACGAATGGCTGTGCAATTAAATTTCACTTACGAAACCAAAG aTAATAAAACCGCTTACGGTTTGTACAACATCCCCAAGGATGCCAAAGTTGAGGATAATTCATGCTTGTCGAATAGTACGCAAAATTTACAAGTGAATTGGGGACCAGCTAATGCCCAACATATCATGCTTTTACAATTCGATCGTGTTAATAAAACCACCAATATGACCATGATGATGTTTACTTTGCCCTTGATGAGTGATAATTTTCCAAATGCTAAAG AAAATCAAACCATCCAATTGATATACCGTGGCGGTATCTTTACTGCACCCACACAAATGTCCTACCATTGCACTCGTCCTCAGGTCTTCAATGTAACCGAGACCATTGGCAATACAAAGATAGTGGGCACCGTCAAGGTACATGATGTCCAAACTGAAGCCTTCCGTTCAGCCAATGCTACTGGCTTTGCGACCGCACGCGACTGTGACAGTTCGGAAACCCCCGATGTGGTGCCCATTGCTGTAGGCATTGCCTTGGTAGCTTTAATTATTATAGTATTGGTCTCTTATCTGTGTGCTCGTCATCGTTCCACTTCTCGTGGTTACATGAGCTTCTAA